The sequence AGAATTTTTATTTCCTTTAAAGTGTAAGATTTAATAAAGGAATTTTTTAGAGATGTTTTTAATAATTGGTTACTTTTGGGGGATTTTTTTTCCGAATAAACTTCTGATCCTCCAACTGCTCCCTTCAAGTACATCGATTCCCCAATAAATAAAAATGCTATAACAAAGATTGAATTAATTGCAAAAAAAGAAACAAGTGAAAGGAAACCTTCTGTGCTTGAACAATAAAGCAGCGTTTTTGTTGCCATCTTTACAGTCGGAAATATTTTAGCCACAATATCAGCAAATGTGTTATTTCCACTTGTTAACAGATTGAGCGCTTTCTCCGGATGATCCGACACATTCAAATAATTGGTTATAAAATAATTTAAAATAAGTACAAGCCCGATTCCGATAATTGCCGCAACAATTCTAAACTGATCTTTCTTTTTTGTAAGATTAGAGAATTGCATTATGAACATAACAATTACTGCCGCAATGATTAGTGGGATAATCGGAACTGAGAGAAGAAGAAGAAAACTGTGTAAATAATAAAGCAATCCACCGGAGCTTTTAATTCCAAATGCAATTATTAATGGAAGAAGAAACATTGCAACAGTTAAATATTCATAAATAAGAGTAACACAAAACTTTGCTGATATTATTTGTGCTGGTCTTAAAGGAAGAGGTAAAAGTTTATCAATATCCTGCGCGAAATAAAAAATGTTAATGACATAAAAAATTCCAAACACAAGAATTAATACACTGATTGAAGTAAATCCGGTTGCCAGCAGCACACCTTCCTGATGAATTGGAAAAAACAGATCGTACATGGTTGCGGTTGAAGTACCAATTCCAATTACCATTGGTAAAACACTTATCACAATAAGAATCAAATATAAAATGTTTTTTTTATTTGGTTTCTTGCCTGAGCCAAAGGTTGACCAACTGTTTTTAAGTAATATTTTGGTGAGTGAAATAAATTTTCTCATAATCCTTTTTATCCGCACTTATCAGTTTAATCCGCGTAATCCGTGTTCTATCTCTTTAACTGGTTTGGCAAAAGTTCCTCGCTGATCATTCCGCATTCTCAGTCAACTCCAAAAACATTTTTTCTAAAGATTCATCAACTTTAAAATGTTCTCGCATTTTATCAATCGTTCCAAAGAAAAGAAGTTTTCCTTTGTTAATAACCGCAACTCTATCGCAGATCTTTTCCGCAACTTCAAGAACATGAGTGGAGAAAAAAACAGTTCTATTCTTCTGTGCGTATTCCCGCAGGATTTCCTTTAAAGTAAAAGAGGATTTTGGATCAAGCCCCATCATTGGTTCATCAAGAATCCAAATTTGCGGATCGTGAATTAATACACCAATTACAACAATTTTCTGCCTCATACCATGTGAGTAACTTTGAATTTTATCATTCAACGATTGTGTCATTTCAAACTTGCCAGCAAACTCCTCAATTTTTTTCTTACGCTCCTGAGTAGAAACATCATACATATCAGCCATAAAGTTTAAATACTCTATACCCTTCAGACGCAAAAACATATCGGGGCTATCCGGAACAAAACCAATCAAGCTCTTTGCCTCAAGCGGTTTTACTTTGATGTCAATTCCATTTAATTTTATTTGTCCACCATCAGGATTAAGAATACCGGTAATAAGTTTAATAGTTGTGGTTTTTCCGGCTCCATTTGGTCCCAAAAAACCAACAATCTCACCATCCGGAATGTTGATGGATAAATCATCAACGGCTTTTACTTTTCCGTTATAGCTCTTGCTAACATTAATAAGGTTGATCATTTGAAGAGATCCAATAATTATTAAATGCAAAAATATAGTTGGGGAAGGAAATAAACTAATTGTTCAGGAAAACAGTAATGACATATTTTGAGAATATGTCATTACCAAAAAGGATTACCCAGGCAGTACTTCAATAGATGGATGGATTTCTCTACGCAATAAATTTTCAATTGCAGAAAGTGTACCGCTGATTGAACTTGGGCAAGAACCGCAGGCTCCCTGGTAACGAATCATAAGAGTGTAGCCATCAATTCCAAGTACTTCAAGTCCACCACCATCTCCCGCCAAAGCGGGGCGAACGCGTTGATCTAAAAATGAATTAATTTTTTTAAGCAGTTCACCTTCTTCTACGGTCCCTGG comes from Ignavibacteriales bacterium and encodes:
- a CDS encoding ABC transporter ATP-binding protein; translation: MINLINVSKSYNGKVKAVDDLSINIPDGEIVGFLGPNGAGKTTTIKLITGILNPDGGQIKLNGIDIKVKPLEAKSLIGFVPDSPDMFLRLKGIEYLNFMADMYDVSTQERKKKIEEFAGKFEMTQSLNDKIQSYSHGMRQKIVVIGVLIHDPQIWILDEPMMGLDPKSSFTLKEILREYAQKNRTVFFSTHVLEVAEKICDRVAVINKGKLLFFGTIDKMREHFKVDESLEKMFLELTENAE